GGGGTTAATATCCGCAAAGAAATCGCTAGTTTAATGGATGAGCTGGGTATTGAGTACCAAGATTTCGGCTGTGATTGTGAAGGATCAGTGGATTATCCGGATTATGCTCTGCCAGTGGCTGAAAAAGTGGCAAGTGGTGAGTTTGATAGAGGAATTTTAATTTGTGGTACCGGAATTGGAATGAGCATTGCCGCAAATAAGGTAAAGGGAATTCGCTGTGCACTTGTGCACGATACTTTTAGTGCCAAAGCAACACGTGCTCACAATGACACCAATATGCTGACAATGGGTGAACGTGTTATCGGTCCTGGGCTTGCACGTGATATTGCAAAAATTTGGCTGACAGAAGAGTTTGAAGGCGGTCGTCATGCCACTCGCGTTGGAAAAATCAGCGAATACGAGCAGAAGTAGGATGAGACGATGATTCAAGTATGGGAAAAAGAGCTTGAAACCATTCTTTTTGAATTTCAAAGCCAGGCTTCCTTAAAGCCAGGTCAGCTGTTTGTAGTCGGCTGCAGTACGAGTGAGGTAATCGGCGAGAAAATTGGAACGGCCGGTACCAGTGAAGTCGCTGAAATGATTTTTCGTCAATTAAGTCTGTTTGCAAAGGATACAGGTGTCGCGTTAGCTTTCCAATGCTGTGAACATTTAAACCGTGCACTTGTGATTGAACGTGCGGAGGCGATTAAACGTGGATTAGAAGAAGTCTCCGTTGTTCCTATTAGAACCGCTGGCGGGGCAATGGCCACCTATGCATTTGAAAAATTTTCGGAAGCTGTTGTTGTTGAATTTTTAAAGGCGGATGCAGGGATTGATATTGGTCAAACCTTCATTGGTATGCACTTGAAACATGTTGCTGTACCGATTAGAGTAACGCAGAAAAGTGTTGGACATGCACACGTAACGTTGGCAAAAACACGGCCAAAACTAATTGGCGGTGCTCGAGCGGTGTATGAAAAGACTTCGGGTAATTCTAGCTGCAGCTGAGTCCCTTATACGAACATTTGGGATAAAATTTAATATAACGTTCGTATTTAAGGTGTTTTCTTAATCAAATAAATAGGGTAAAATAAAAAAAACGGGGATTTTACGAATCCCCATTTCTCTTTTAGAGAGAAACGTGCTATTATATAGAGGGAATTTTCAAAAGATTAATTCAGGTTCATACATACAGGGGGGATTACCATGAAGCATTTGTCTAATCAGGACAAGCAGGTATTTGAAGCGATTCAACAGGAATTAGGCCGTCAGCGCGGAAAAATCGAATTAATTGCCTCAGAAAACTTTGTAAGTGAAGC
This genomic stretch from Neobacillus niacini harbors:
- the rpiB gene encoding ribose 5-phosphate isomerase B, with translation MRVALASDHGGVNIRKEIASLMDELGIEYQDFGCDCEGSVDYPDYALPVAEKVASGEFDRGILICGTGIGMSIAANKVKGIRCALVHDTFSAKATRAHNDTNMLTMGERVIGPGLARDIAKIWLTEEFEGGRHATRVGKISEYEQK
- a CDS encoding TIGR01440 family protein, with the translated sequence MIQVWEKELETILFEFQSQASLKPGQLFVVGCSTSEVIGEKIGTAGTSEVAEMIFRQLSLFAKDTGVALAFQCCEHLNRALVIERAEAIKRGLEEVSVVPIRTAGGAMATYAFEKFSEAVVVEFLKADAGIDIGQTFIGMHLKHVAVPIRVTQKSVGHAHVTLAKTRPKLIGGARAVYEKTSGNSSCS